One window of Gavia stellata isolate bGavSte3 chromosome Z, bGavSte3.hap2, whole genome shotgun sequence genomic DNA carries:
- the DMRT3 gene encoding doublesex- and mab-3-related transcription factor 3 produces MNGYGSPYLYMGGPVSQPPRAPLQRTPKCARCRNHGVLSWLKGHKRYCRFKDCTCEKCILIIERQRVMAAQVALRRQQANESLESLLPDSLRALPGPPGSAEPPAPPPGPPPCAAPPRPPAELAAAAALRWAAEPPPALPGPLPKADMNEERLGDASGADNAETYSDKDTDQRSSPDMTKAKSCFTPESPEIVSVDEVGYAVQKNGGNTESRPESPKYHPEQNHLLIEGPSGTVSLPFSLKANRPPLEVLKKIFPNQKPTVLELILKGCGGDLVSAVEVLLSSRSSVASGERTSAESDGLVLPSNGHIFEHTLSSYPISSSKWSVGSAFRVPDTLRFSADSSNVVPNPLAVPLQHPFPQPPRYPLMLRNTLARNQSSPFLPNDVTLWNTMTLQQQYQLRSQYVSPFSSNSASVFRSSPVLPSRSSEDPRISIPDDGCPIVSKQPIYTEDEYDERSDSSDSRILNTSS; encoded by the exons ATGAACGGCTACGGCTCCCCGTACCTCTACATGGGCGGCCCGGTGTCGCAGCCGCCGCGGGCTCCGCTGCAGCGGACGCCCAAGTGCGCCCGGTGCCGCAACCACGGCGTGCTGTCCTGGCTGAAGGGCCACAAGCGCTACTGCCGCTTCAAGGACTGCACCTGCGAGAAGTGCATCCTCATCATCGAACGGCAGCGGGTGATGGCCGCGCAGGTGGCGCTGCGCCGGCAGCAGGCCAACGAGAGCCTGGAGAGCCTCCTCCCGGACTCCCTGCGCGCCCTCCCGGGGCCGCCGGGCAGCGccgagccccccgccccgccgccggggccgccgccctgtgccgcgccgccgcggccccccgccGAgctggccgccgccgccgccctgcgCTGGGCCGCCGAGCCGCCCCCCGCGCTCCCGGGGCCGCTCCCCAAGGCAG ACATGAATGAGGAGCGGTTGGGTGATGCCAGTGGAGCAGACAATGCTGAGACCTACAGTGACAAAGACACAGACCAAAGGAGTTCCCCAGACATGACTAAAGCCAAAAGTTGCTTCACCCCTGAAAGCCCTGAAATTGTTTCAGTGGATGAGGTCGGTTATGCAGTTCAGAAAAATGGTGGGAACACAGAGAGCCGTCCAGAAAGCCCCAAGTACCACCCAGAGCAGAACCACCTCCTGATAGAAGGTCCTTCCGGGACAGTTTCTTTACCTTTCAGTTTGAAAGCCAACAGACCTCCGCTTGAAGTCTTGAAAAAGATCTTCCCTAACCAAAAGCCAACTGTGCTGGAGCTGATCCTGAAGGGGTGCGGCGGTGATCTGGTGAGTGCTGTAGAGGTTCTCCTGTCCAGCCGGTCTTCGGTGGCCAGTGGGGAGAGAACTTCTGCAGAATCCGATGGTCTTGTTTTGCCTTCCAATGGGCACATTTTTGAACACACGCTGAGTTCGTACCCTATTTCCTCTTCCAAGTGGTCCGTGGGCTCAGCATTTAGGGTTCCTGACACGCTGAGGTTCTCAGCTGATTCCAGTAATGTCGTTCCAAATCCTCTGGCTGTACCTTTGCAGCACCCTTTCCCTCAGCCACCACGCTACCCGCTGATGCTGAGGAACACTTTGGCAAGAAACCAGTCCAGTCCATTCCTGCCCAACGACGTCACCCTGTGGAACACCATGACGCTGCAGCAGCAGTACCAGCTGCGGTCCCAGTATGTCAGTCCTTTCTCCAGCAACTCAGCCAGTGTTTTCCGAAGCTCGCCTGTCCTTCCTTCCCGCTCGTCAGAAGATCCTAGGATCTCAATCCCTGACGATGGGTGTCCTATTGTGTCTAAGCAACCGATTTACACAGAAGATGAGTATGATGAAAGGTCTGATTCTTCAGACTCAAGAATACTCAACACATCTTCTTAG